One part of the Treponema peruense genome encodes these proteins:
- a CDS encoding glycoside hydrolase family 31 protein, translating into MTNKFSFGAPVFTGAVVEKFSLCKSEFPVGKIESEWPFTWNYNLEKTDIVFGLGESVRGMNKRGFKYVSWCLDCPNQSENTPSMYGAHNFLLVFGKNPFGIFFDTASRIEFDIGWTDQDVMTVKTEDTGVEVYVIFPSDNAKNVLTDITRQFRALIGQSYIPPRWAFGYQQSRWGYKTEADVREVVRKYRELNIPLDSVVLDIDYMTDYMDFTVDKEKFSDLKGLSAELKKDGMHLIPIIDAGVKVKEGYDVYEEGVKNGYFATKEDGTPYAAGVWPGRSHFTDFFNPQAREWFGSKYKILTDQGIEGFWNDMNEPAMFYSDDSLKEAFDKLESYKGKNLDIQTFFEFTPISGSTFNQLEDYKRFYHRVPGSSNPDEKIRHDKIHNLYGAWMTRAAGEGLEKISPDKRMLIYSRASAIGAHRYGGIWTGDNASTWSHLLQEIKMLPGVNMCGFLYSGADIGGFGDSTSRDLLMRWLALGDFTPLMRNHSAWNTRLQECYSFKNPEEFKSIIDLRYALLPYIYSEFVKAAVNGDSYIRPLAFDYPNDRRAVCTEDELMVGSDILLAPVYTQNAEGRYVYLPEDMTMVTWSDSRAEQKPMSAGDHFVEIPLETVVFFVKKGRAVPLFKSALSSEQIDMNSAYLVGDAKSCELYTDDGYSRKINLNEGMREIK; encoded by the coding sequence ATGACGAATAAATTTTCTTTTGGAGCACCTGTTTTTACCGGAGCCGTGGTCGAGAAGTTTTCTCTGTGCAAGTCGGAGTTCCCCGTAGGAAAAATTGAGTCTGAATGGCCGTTCACGTGGAACTATAATCTGGAAAAAACAGATATCGTGTTTGGTCTGGGCGAAAGTGTACGCGGAATGAACAAGCGTGGCTTTAAGTATGTAAGCTGGTGTCTGGATTGTCCCAATCAGAGTGAAAATACACCATCAATGTACGGTGCCCACAACTTTCTGCTCGTGTTCGGAAAAAATCCGTTCGGAATCTTCTTTGACACAGCTTCAAGAATTGAATTTGACATTGGCTGGACAGATCAGGATGTAATGACTGTTAAAACAGAAGATACCGGTGTTGAAGTCTACGTTATTTTTCCGTCAGACAATGCAAAAAATGTGCTTACTGATATAACAAGACAGTTCCGCGCGCTTATAGGCCAGAGTTATATTCCGCCAAGATGGGCATTCGGTTACCAGCAGAGCCGCTGGGGGTACAAGACCGAAGCCGATGTTCGCGAAGTTGTCAGAAAGTACCGCGAGCTGAATATTCCGCTGGACAGTGTTGTACTCGACATAGATTACATGACCGACTACATGGACTTTACTGTAGACAAAGAAAAATTTTCTGACCTTAAGGGATTGTCGGCTGAGCTTAAAAAAGACGGAATGCATCTTATTCCGATTATTGACGCCGGAGTTAAGGTTAAGGAAGGTTATGATGTTTATGAAGAAGGCGTAAAAAACGGATACTTTGCAACAAAAGAAGACGGTACGCCTTATGCAGCAGGTGTATGGCCGGGACGTTCGCACTTTACGGACTTTTTTAATCCACAGGCACGCGAATGGTTCGGTTCAAAATATAAAATTCTTACAGATCAGGGAATTGAAGGTTTCTGGAACGACATGAATGAACCTGCCATGTTCTATTCAGACGACAGCCTTAAAGAAGCGTTTGACAAACTCGAAAGCTACAAGGGAAAGAATCTTGATATTCAGACTTTCTTTGAATTTACACCAATTTCGGGAAGTACATTCAACCAGCTCGAAGACTACAAGCGCTTTTATCACAGAGTGCCCGGCTCTTCAAACCCGGACGAAAAAATCCGCCACGACAAGATACACAATCTTTACGGAGCGTGGATGACGCGTGCTGCAGGTGAAGGACTTGAAAAAATCAGTCCGGACAAGCGCATGCTCATTTATTCACGCGCGTCTGCAATAGGAGCACACCGTTACGGCGGAATATGGACAGGTGACAATGCTTCTACCTGGTCGCATCTTCTGCAGGAAATAAAAATGCTTCCTGGAGTGAACATGTGCGGCTTCCTTTATTCCGGGGCAGACATTGGCGGTTTTGGTGACAGTACTTCGCGCGATCTTCTTATGAGATGGCTTGCTCTTGGTGACTTTACGCCTCTTATGAGAAACCATTCTGCATGGAACACACGCCTTCAGGAATGTTACAGCTTTAAAAATCCCGAGGAATTCAAAAGCATAATTGATTTGAGATATGCACTTCTTCCTTACATTTACAGTGAGTTTGTAAAGGCAGCTGTTAACGGTGACAGTTACATAAGGCCGCTTGCGTTTGACTATCCGAATGACAGGCGCGCAGTTTGTACAGAAGATGAACTTATGGTAGGAAGTGATATTCTTCTTGCACCTGTCTACACACAGAATGCAGAAGGCCGCTACGTATATCTTCCCGAAGACATGACAATGGTAACGTGGTCAGACAGCCGTGCCGAACAAAAACCAATGAGCGCCGGTGACCACTTTGTAGAGATTCCGCTCGAAACAGTTGTGTTCTTTGTAAAAAAAGGTCGCGCCGTGCCGCTCTTTAAGAGTGCACTCAGCAGCGAACAGATAGACATGAACAGCGCATATCTTGTAGGAGACGCAAAATCCTGCGAATTGTACACCGACGACGGTTACAGCCGCAAAATAAATCTTAACGAAGGAATGCGTGAGATAAAGTAA
- a CDS encoding M24 family metallopeptidase: MNIIFKNRQSKIFSEMSQRKIDALLVSDPLSIFYFTGIHVNPMERLFALYFEKGETVLFANTLFCIKNAECSVVLYSDGINTADFLTAHILKQGTLGIDGMWPARFLIPLMKKNPAVNFVCGSECVDSLRGCKDAQEISLMKTAAAIADDCLQKAFNFIHDGVTEKEVASYIDSLFAKAGAEPSFETIVSFGKNAAAPHHVPDGTKPSRGDVVLIDLGCKKNGYCSDMTRTSFFLTAPKEVAQIHDIVRRANEYAKSIIKPGVALKDIDSAARNLIEEAGYGKNFTHRLGHFCGMADHEAGDVSQSSTLTAREGMIFSIEPGIYIEGKAGIRIEDLVLVTKDGCESLNKLDSHWHILG, encoded by the coding sequence ATGAATATTATTTTTAAAAACAGACAGTCAAAAATTTTCTCAGAAATGTCACAGCGCAAAATTGATGCGCTTCTTGTAAGTGACCCGCTGAGTATTTTTTATTTTACAGGAATTCATGTTAACCCCATGGAGCGTCTTTTTGCACTTTACTTTGAAAAGGGAGAAACTGTTCTTTTTGCAAACACGCTGTTTTGTATTAAAAATGCAGAATGTAGCGTTGTTTTGTATTCAGACGGAATAAATACTGCTGATTTTTTAACCGCTCATATTCTTAAGCAAGGTACACTGGGAATAGACGGCATGTGGCCTGCACGCTTTCTTATTCCACTTATGAAAAAAAATCCTGCTGTTAACTTTGTGTGTGGTTCTGAATGTGTTGATTCTCTTAGGGGCTGCAAAGATGCACAGGAAATTTCTCTTATGAAAACCGCCGCCGCTATTGCAGACGACTGTCTGCAGAAGGCATTTAACTTTATTCACGATGGCGTTACCGAAAAGGAAGTTGCGTCTTATATTGATTCACTGTTTGCAAAAGCCGGTGCAGAGCCTTCTTTTGAGACAATTGTTTCTTTTGGAAAAAACGCGGCGGCCCCGCATCATGTTCCAGACGGGACAAAGCCTTCACGCGGGGATGTTGTTCTAATTGATCTTGGCTGCAAAAAAAACGGTTACTGTTCTGACATGACGCGCACTTCATTTTTCTTAACGGCACCAAAGGAAGTGGCACAGATTCATGATATTGTACGCCGCGCAAACGAATATGCAAAAAGCATTATAAAACCGGGTGTTGCCCTAAAAGACATTGACAGTGCCGCACGCAATCTTATAGAAGAAGCCGGTTACGGTAAGAATTTTACGCACAGGCTTGGACATTTTTGCGGAATGGCAGACCACGAAGCAGGAGATGTAAGCCAGAGTTCAACTCTTACCGCGCGAGAAGGAATGATTTTTTCTATAGAACCGGGCATTTATATAGAAGGCAAAGCCGGAATAAGAATAGAAGACCTTGTGCTTGTAACAAAAGACGGTTGCGAAAGCCTTAACAAACTGGACTCCCACTGGCACATCCTGGGCTAG
- the cas4 gene encoding type V CRISPR-associated protein Cas4, which translates to MESYLRITYLNDFIFCPLSIYFHQLYGGLSERLYYDDVQMNGRAVHEAVDEKRYSTHKNILQAIDVYSDEYKLCGKIDIFDIDKGLLTERKKSIKTIYDGYVFQLYAQYFCLREMGYNVKQIRFYSSDDNKVYPVELPEKNPQMFAKFKETIKEIQNFNPDDFIPQNEKKCAFCIYSNFCDRPLA; encoded by the coding sequence TTGGAATCCTACTTACGCATAACTTACCTGAACGATTTTATTTTTTGTCCGCTTTCCATTTATTTTCATCAGCTGTACGGGGGACTTTCTGAGCGACTTTATTACGATGATGTGCAGATGAATGGCCGGGCGGTACATGAGGCTGTAGACGAAAAGCGGTATTCCACCCACAAAAATATTCTGCAGGCAATCGATGTATATTCTGATGAATACAAACTTTGCGGTAAGATTGATATCTTTGATATTGATAAGGGATTGCTAACAGAACGTAAAAAATCAATCAAAACAATTTATGACGGTTACGTTTTTCAGCTTTATGCGCAATATTTTTGTTTGCGCGAGATGGGGTACAATGTAAAGCAAATTCGCTTTTATTCCAGCGATGACAACAAAGTGTATCCTGTTGAACTTCCAGAAAAAAATCCTCAAATGTTTGCGAAATTTAAGGAAACAATAAAAGAAATACAGAATTTTAATCCTGACGACTTTATTCCGCAGAATGAAAAGAAATGCGCTTTTTGCATTTACAGTAATTTTTGTGACAGACCGCTTGCATAA
- a CDS encoding AraC family transcriptional regulator, which translates to MTKVFYEQKADIPKTDSSKPVRETQQRGTIVFPLQYNLCNTENPSYDLWMHWHTEFEIIHIISGTYNISLENHDFHLSKGDLCIIPGKMIHGDAPVKGSSLYESIVFDIELLRLHSFSPDLFINDILNGNTILENQIKFEKDSDFAQTTDILFSVLKGKPNGYDIISAGLLMVLFGLIKKHGLYTEKRIMPAHKRVRSEQLDLVLNLIRKNYDQNLTLEEMSKIAGLSPKYFCRIFREMTERSPIEYLNWFRVNRACALLRETNDKLPDIAFNCGFNDFSYFIKTFRRYKGMTPLKYRNFDPLRDKNSAVELKDDDSQFEE; encoded by the coding sequence ATGACGAAAGTATTTTATGAGCAGAAAGCAGACATTCCAAAAACTGACTCTTCAAAGCCGGTTAGAGAAACCCAGCAGAGAGGAACAATTGTTTTTCCGCTCCAGTACAACCTGTGCAATACAGAAAATCCTTCCTACGACCTTTGGATGCACTGGCACACCGAATTCGAGATTATCCACATAATTTCGGGAACATACAACATCTCGCTTGAAAACCACGACTTTCACCTTTCAAAGGGTGACCTGTGTATTATTCCGGGCAAGATGATTCACGGCGATGCACCTGTCAAAGGTTCCAGTCTTTACGAGTCCATTGTTTTTGACATTGAACTTCTGCGTCTGCACAGTTTTAGCCCAGATCTTTTTATAAACGATATTCTCAACGGAAACACGATTCTTGAAAATCAGATTAAATTCGAAAAAGACAGTGACTTTGCCCAGACTACAGACATTCTTTTTTCTGTACTCAAAGGAAAACCAAACGGTTACGATATAATTTCTGCCGGCCTGCTTATGGTTTTGTTCGGGCTTATAAAAAAACACGGACTTTATACCGAAAAACGCATAATGCCTGCACACAAAAGGGTACGTTCCGAACAGCTGGATCTGGTGCTTAATTTAATCAGAAAGAATTACGACCAGAACCTTACACTCGAAGAAATGAGTAAAATTGCCGGACTTTCGCCCAAGTACTTCTGCAGAATATTTCGTGAGATGACAGAGCGTTCACCCATTGAATACCTTAACTGGTTTCGGGTGAACAGAGCCTGCGCACTTCTTAGAGAAACGAATGACAAACTTCCGGACATTGCCTTTAACTGCGGATTCAACGATTTTTCGTATTTTATAAAAACATTCCGCCGTTACAAGGGAATGACGCCGCTTAAATACAGAAATTTTGACCCGCTCAGAGACAAAAATTCTGCTGTGGAACTTAAAGATGATGATTCGCAGTTTGAAGAGTAG
- the cas12a gene encoding type V CRISPR-associated protein Cas12a/Cpf1, with the protein MRTIDEFCGQKNGYSLSKTLRNKLIPVGKTEDKIKEYHLMENDYGRAAAYVEVKNLIDDFHRSFIAERLDKVSLDWTNLFNALNEYQKNQKDKLLKAKCKKVLEAQQKEMRKKIVQLFTGDKDNKDPVYEKLFKKELIEDLLPEAIKKDTSGIITQKEEALAKFHQFCTYFTNFHENRKTIYSAEDKSTAISNRIVNENFPKYVANIKVFEYLSKNFPKIIDDTENQLKNDLSGKKLKDIFTINGFNNVLSQKGIDFYNIIIGGIPEKEGIPRKQGINEAINLLRQGLPPERKNELKQRMTFLYKQILSDKEKVSFIPEVFNDSKEVYLAVQAFNAKCISSIIDKIADLYKQHNAYNLEKIFVPAKSLTAFSQSVYGNWSLLSECIFEKEKGEKTLSEKKLEDLTKKIAKNDYSLIDLQSAYDIWADKNNIEFNKRISINSYFNLNEIRQQKKPDGTYEKVVSNLIEDVKSTYIRIDFDNIKDLQQEKNASIPIKEYLDAVQNLFHYLKLVDYKGDALKDEMFYSSYDEYLQILSEIMSLYNKTRNFVTKKVGEIKKIKLNFDCSSLLSGWGTDYGSKAAHIFKSDSCFYLGIINKKLDKTDIDSIYQNGNTMIEKIVYDFQKPDNKNTPRLFIRSKGTAYAPAVSTYDLPIESVIDIYDKGLFKTEYREKNLEVYKKSLIKLIDYFKLGFSRHDSYKHYNFCWKETKDYADISEFYADTMRSCYQLKTERINFDNLMTLVDEGKLFLFQIYNKDFSTGKDGGNGSTGRKNMHTLYWENLFSKENLDDVVLQLSGGAELFFRPKSLEEENATIHEKNSFIVNRTYLKEVKGNKEIYETIPEEIYQEIYQKLNGKTDTISDEAQELLSSGKVKYRAAPHRIIKDRHFTQDTYLFHCPISLNFKAQEITGKKFNDRVLEKIKNNSEIKIIGLDRGERNLIYLSLINQKGEIELQKTLNLVEQQKRLIDYQGKLVQKEGDRDKARKNWQTIGNIKELKEGYLSAVVHEIATLMVDNNAIVVMEDLNFGFKRGRFAVERQVYQKFEHMFIDKLNYLVFKDRKVTEPGGVLNAYQLTDKLEAFKDLGKQSGFLFYVPAGYTSKIDPATGFANLLDMTNLTNVQKKRDFFAKFDSICFDEEKQMFAFTFDYKNFNRKDAQEMSRTKWTVYSNGKRIQFCGKGKASKHIENLTEEFKTLFREFDYQNGNNILDSILEVGAALKAGEKPAKEIADFWDKLLVLFKLVLQMRNSDAKTGDDYIISPVMSESANFFDSREQEKLGNNAKLPKDADANGAYHIALKGLYLLKAFDKTPEDQLKKVDMKISNADWFRFAQENEYNK; encoded by the coding sequence ATGAGAACAATTGATGAATTTTGCGGACAGAAAAACGGATATTCCCTGTCAAAGACTTTGCGTAATAAGTTGATTCCTGTTGGAAAGACAGAAGACAAAATAAAAGAATATCATTTGATGGAAAATGACTATGGAAGAGCTGCAGCCTATGTGGAAGTTAAGAACTTGATTGATGATTTTCATCGAAGCTTTATTGCTGAAAGACTAGATAAAGTATCTTTAGATTGGACAAATCTTTTTAATGCTTTGAATGAATATCAAAAAAATCAAAAAGATAAATTATTGAAAGCTAAATGTAAAAAAGTCCTTGAAGCTCAGCAAAAGGAAATGCGTAAGAAGATCGTACAGTTATTTACAGGCGATAAGGATAATAAAGACCCTGTATATGAAAAACTATTCAAAAAGGAATTAATAGAAGATCTTCTTCCTGAAGCAATCAAGAAAGACACTTCTGGAATAATTACACAAAAAGAAGAGGCCCTTGCTAAGTTCCACCAGTTTTGCACATATTTTACTAATTTCCATGAAAACAGAAAAACTATTTATAGTGCAGAAGATAAAAGTACTGCAATAAGTAACCGTATTGTGAATGAAAACTTTCCAAAATATGTTGCCAATATAAAGGTTTTTGAGTATCTATCAAAAAACTTTCCTAAAATTATCGATGATACTGAAAACCAGTTGAAAAATGACTTGAGTGGAAAAAAATTAAAAGACATATTCACTATAAATGGTTTTAATAATGTACTTTCACAGAAAGGGATAGATTTCTATAACATAATTATTGGAGGAATCCCTGAAAAAGAAGGTATTCCAAGAAAACAGGGAATAAATGAAGCCATAAACCTTTTACGTCAAGGTTTGCCTCCTGAAAGAAAAAATGAGCTTAAACAAAGAATGACTTTTCTTTACAAACAGATTTTAAGCGATAAAGAAAAAGTATCATTTATTCCAGAAGTTTTTAATGACAGTAAAGAAGTATATTTGGCTGTTCAAGCTTTTAATGCAAAATGCATTTCTAGTATTATTGATAAAATTGCAGATTTATATAAACAGCATAATGCATATAATCTTGAAAAAATATTTGTTCCTGCAAAATCGTTAACTGCATTTTCTCAGTCAGTGTATGGTAACTGGTCTTTGCTTTCGGAGTGTATATTTGAAAAAGAGAAAGGAGAAAAAACTTTATCTGAAAAGAAATTAGAGGATCTTACAAAGAAAATTGCTAAAAATGATTATTCACTAATTGATTTGCAGTCTGCTTATGATATTTGGGCTGATAAAAATAATATTGAGTTTAATAAAAGAATTAGCATCAATTCATATTTCAATTTAAACGAAATACGACAACAAAAGAAGCCAGACGGAACTTATGAGAAAGTTGTTTCAAATTTAATTGAAGATGTGAAAAGCACGTATATCAGAATTGACTTTGATAATATCAAGGACTTGCAACAAGAAAAAAATGCTTCAATTCCAATAAAAGAGTATTTAGACGCTGTACAAAATCTTTTTCATTATTTAAAACTTGTTGACTACAAAGGTGATGCTTTAAAAGACGAGATGTTCTATTCTTCTTATGATGAATATTTGCAAATCTTGAGTGAAATAATGTCTCTTTACAATAAAACACGAAATTTTGTTACAAAGAAAGTTGGCGAAATTAAAAAAATAAAACTTAATTTTGATTGCAGTTCTCTGCTTTCTGGTTGGGGAACTGATTATGGAAGTAAAGCGGCTCACATTTTTAAATCTGATTCTTGTTTTTATCTTGGAATTATTAATAAAAAACTAGATAAAACTGACATAGATTCTATTTATCAAAATGGAAATACTATGATAGAAAAAATTGTTTATGATTTCCAAAAACCTGATAATAAAAATACACCAAGACTGTTTATTCGATCAAAAGGAACTGCTTATGCACCTGCTGTAAGTACATATGACTTACCGATAGAATCAGTTATAGATATTTATGACAAAGGTTTATTTAAAACCGAATATCGAGAGAAGAATCTTGAAGTGTACAAGAAATCTCTTATTAAATTGATTGACTATTTTAAATTAGGATTCTCACGACACGATTCATACAAACATTACAATTTTTGCTGGAAAGAAACTAAAGATTATGCAGATATTTCTGAATTCTACGCTGATACAATGAGGTCATGTTATCAACTTAAAACAGAACGTATTAATTTTGATAATCTGATGACTCTTGTAGATGAAGGAAAACTCTTTTTGTTCCAAATTTATAATAAAGACTTTTCAACTGGTAAAGACGGAGGAAATGGTTCTACAGGAAGAAAAAATATGCATACTCTTTATTGGGAAAATCTTTTCAGTAAAGAAAATCTTGATGATGTCGTTTTACAATTAAGCGGAGGAGCCGAGTTATTCTTTAGACCAAAGAGTTTGGAAGAGGAAAATGCTACAATACACGAAAAGAATTCTTTTATTGTCAACAGAACATATCTGAAAGAAGTTAAAGGCAACAAAGAAATCTATGAAACTATTCCAGAAGAAATCTACCAGGAGATCTATCAAAAATTAAATGGAAAGACTGATACAATTTCTGATGAAGCACAAGAGCTTTTATCTTCTGGAAAGGTAAAATATAGAGCTGCTCCTCACAGAATTATAAAGGATAGACATTTTACACAGGATACATATTTATTTCATTGCCCAATATCTTTGAATTTTAAAGCACAAGAAATAACAGGAAAAAAATTTAATGACAGGGTTTTAGAAAAAATAAAAAATAACTCGGAAATTAAGATAATTGGTCTTGACCGTGGAGAACGAAACTTAATTTATTTATCATTAATTAATCAGAAAGGTGAGATTGAACTACAGAAGACATTGAATCTTGTGGAACAACAAAAACGTTTAATTGATTATCAAGGGAAACTTGTACAAAAAGAAGGCGACCGTGATAAGGCACGAAAAAACTGGCAGACAATCGGCAATATAAAAGAACTAAAAGAAGGTTATCTTTCTGCTGTTGTACATGAGATTGCAACACTTATGGTAGATAATAACGCAATTGTGGTAATGGAAGATTTGAACTTCGGTTTTAAACGAGGACGTTTTGCAGTTGAGAGACAAGTATATCAGAAATTTGAACACATGTTTATTGATAAACTTAATTATCTAGTTTTCAAAGATAGAAAAGTAACTGAACCAGGTGGAGTTCTAAATGCGTATCAACTAACAGACAAATTGGAAGCTTTTAAAGATTTAGGAAAACAGAGCGGTTTTCTGTTCTATGTTCCGGCAGGCTATACTTCAAAAATTGATCCAGCTACAGGTTTTGCAAATCTTCTTGATATGACAAACCTTACAAATGTTCAGAAAAAGCGAGATTTCTTTGCTAAGTTTGACAGCATTTGCTTTGATGAAGAAAAACAGATGTTTGCTTTTACTTTTGATTACAAGAATTTCAACAGGAAAGACGCTCAAGAAATGAGCAGAACAAAGTGGACTGTTTATTCAAATGGAAAGCGTATTCAATTCTGCGGAAAAGGAAAAGCTTCTAAGCATATCGAAAACCTTACAGAAGAATTCAAAACTCTTTTTAGAGAATTTGATTATCAGAATGGCAACAATATTCTTGATTCAATTTTGGAAGTTGGAGCAGCTTTAAAAGCTGGCGAAAAACCTGCAAAAGAAATTGCAGATTTCTGGGATAAACTGCTTGTATTATTCAAACTGGTTTTGCAGATGCGTAACAGCGACGCAAAAACTGGTGATGATTATATTATTTCTCCGGTTATGTCAGAAAGCGCCAATTTCTTTGACAGTCGCGAGCAGGAAAAGCTAGGCAATAATGCAAAACTTCCAAAAGATGCAGATGCAAACGGTGCATATCATATTGCGTTAAAAGGTTTGTATTTGCTAAAAGCTTTTGACAAAACTCCTGAAGACCAGTTGAAAAAGGTAGATATGAAAATTTCCAATGCCGACTGGTTCCGTTTTGCACAGGAAAATGAATATAACAAATAA
- a CDS encoding virulence RhuM family protein: MQKSEITPSQNKSKILMYTTSDGVTKIEVTFDNDTVWLSIDQMAELFGRDRSVIGKHIRNVLKEGELDKNSVWANFAYTAKDGKNYNVDFYNLDMIISVGYRVNSLRGTQFRIWATNILKEYMKKGFAMDDERLKNLGGGNYFEELLARIRDIRSSEKVFWRKVLDIYSTSIDYNPKSELSQTFFKQVQNKMHWAAHKHTAAEIIYQRADGEQQNMGLTSWSGTHIKQSDTEIAKNYLSEPELDALNKIVTAYLDIAEVMALNQEPMYMKDWLVTIDDYLKMTRKEILSTSGKVSHGQAIEKAHQEYKKYQKRLEIEASPVEKDFLESIGKLEKLEAPKKTIKKQS; the protein is encoded by the coding sequence ATGCAGAAATCAGAAATTACACCTTCTCAAAATAAATCAAAAATTCTCATGTACACCACTTCTGATGGTGTAACAAAAATAGAAGTTACTTTTGATAATGATACAGTTTGGCTTTCTATTGATCAGATGGCAGAACTCTTTGGTCGAGACAGAAGCGTTATCGGAAAACATATTCGTAATGTGTTAAAAGAAGGTGAACTGGATAAGAACTCAGTATGGGCAAATTTTGCCTACACTGCCAAAGATGGCAAAAATTATAATGTGGACTTTTATAATCTGGATATGATTATTTCTGTTGGTTACAGGGTTAATTCCTTGCGTGGCACTCAATTCAGAATATGGGCCACAAACATATTAAAAGAATATATGAAAAAAGGTTTTGCCATGGATGATGAACGGCTCAAAAATTTGGGCGGAGGGAACTATTTTGAAGAACTTCTTGCGCGTATTCGCGATATTCGTTCTTCCGAAAAAGTTTTTTGGCGCAAAGTCCTTGATATTTATTCAACAAGCATTGATTACAACCCTAAATCTGAACTTTCACAAACTTTTTTTAAGCAGGTGCAAAACAAAATGCATTGGGCAGCTCACAAACACACTGCGGCAGAAATCATTTATCAGCGTGCAGATGGTGAACAACAGAATATGGGGCTTACATCATGGAGCGGAACTCACATAAAGCAGAGTGATACAGAGATTGCAAAGAACTATCTTTCCGAACCAGAACTTGATGCTTTGAATAAGATTGTTACTGCATACCTGGATATTGCAGAAGTTATGGCTTTGAATCAGGAGCCTATGTACATGAAAGACTGGCTTGTAACAATTGACGATTATTTGAAAATGACGCGAAAAGAGATTCTTTCTACAAGTGGAAAAGTTTCTCATGGTCAGGCTATCGAAAAAGCTCATCAAGAATATAAAAAATATCAGAAGCGCCTTGAAATTGAAGCATCTCCAGTTGAAAAAGATTTTTTAGAATCAATTGGTAAACTGGAGAAGTTGGAAGCCCCAAAGAAAACAATAAAGAAACAATCTTAA
- the cas1 gene encoding type V CRISPR-associated endonuclease Cas1 yields the protein MISTKDFEHKQILFVLLEEGEKVSFKNDNIIILNKEGKIKHQSTCYLLFALFVSGHICVTSGLLERAKKFCFSIIFMSYTLRPYAMLPARAEGNVILRRKQYEYQSFELGAHIISNKIHNQNAVLKKIREKSSELKKVIATLEVNEKKVLLPDLKLEEIMGLEGTSARIYFGQLFKDYDWKARRPRVKQDMINCLLDIGYSLLFNLIDGLLEMYGFDTYVGILHREFFNRKSLVCDMVEPFRAIIDNALIKALNLGQCNEKDFFKSQNQWMIGGKKAAPYITIFIHALLERKNEIFLYIQTYYRSFMRNKPVEEYPVFLFEGKKVVSFPSVAN from the coding sequence ATGATTAGTACAAAAGATTTTGAGCATAAGCAGATTTTGTTTGTATTGCTGGAAGAGGGTGAAAAAGTCAGTTTTAAAAATGACAATATTATTATTCTGAATAAAGAAGGTAAGATAAAACACCAGTCAACCTGCTATCTTCTTTTTGCGCTGTTTGTTTCAGGTCATATTTGTGTTACAAGCGGACTTTTGGAACGTGCAAAAAAATTCTGTTTTTCAATAATTTTTATGTCTTACACTTTGCGACCGTATGCTATGTTGCCAGCAAGAGCAGAAGGAAATGTAATTCTTCGTAGAAAACAATATGAATATCAATCGTTTGAACTTGGTGCCCATATTATTTCAAATAAAATACATAATCAGAATGCTGTACTAAAAAAAATACGGGAAAAATCTTCTGAGCTGAAAAAAGTGATAGCTACACTTGAAGTAAATGAGAAAAAAGTTCTTTTACCTGATTTAAAACTTGAAGAAATAATGGGGTTGGAAGGTACTTCTGCCAGAATTTATTTTGGGCAGTTATTTAAAGACTATGACTGGAAAGCAAGACGCCCCCGAGTAAAGCAGGATATGATAAATTGTCTTTTAGATATTGGATATTCTCTTTTATTTAATTTGATTGATGGTCTTTTGGAAATGTACGGATTTGATACTTATGTTGGAATTTTACACCGTGAGTTCTTTAACAGAAAGTCTCTGGTATGTGATATGGTCGAACCGTTTCGTGCAATAATTGATAATGCGTTAATTAAAGCCTTAAATCTTGGACAATGTAATGAAAAAGATTTCTTTAAATCACAGAATCAGTGGATGATTGGGGGAAAGAAGGCCGCACCTTACATAACTATTTTTATTCATGCTTTGCTTGAAAGAAAAAATGAGATTTTTTTATATATTCAAACCTATTACCGCTCTTTTATGAGGAATAAACCTGTGGAAGAATATCCTGTTTTTTTATTTGAAGGAAAGAAAGTCGTTAGTTTTCCTTCCGTGGCAAACTAA